One Peromyscus leucopus breed LL Stock chromosome 4, UCI_PerLeu_2.1, whole genome shotgun sequence genomic region harbors:
- the Cpxm1 gene encoding probable carboxypeptidase X1, whose product MWGLLLAVTAFVPSVGPSLGAPSASVLGLAPGSTLAPHSSLTQPSTKANETSEQHVRLRVIKKKKIIVKKRKKLRQPGPSATARPLVTTNPSKTLPVPEKQEPGCPPLGLESLRVSDSQLEASSSQSFGLGPHRGRLNIQSGLEDGDLYDGAWCAEQQDTEPWFQVDAKNPVRFSGIVTQGRNSVWRYDWVTSYKVQFSNDSQTWWKSKNHSSGMDMVFPANSDLETPVLNLLPEPQVARFIRLLPQTWFQEGAPCLRAEILACPVSDPNDLSPEAHTLGSSDSLDFRHHNYKAMRKLMKQVNEQCPNITRIYSIGKSHQGLKLYVMEMSDQPGEHELGEPEVRYVAGMHGNEALGRELLLLLMQFLCHEFLRGDPRVTRLLTETRIHLLPSMNPDGYETAYHRGSELVGWAEGRWTHQGIDLNHNFADLNTPLWYAEDDGLVPHTVPNHHLPLPTYYTLPNATVAPETWAVIKWMKRIPFVLSANLHGGELVVSYPFDMTRTPWAARELTPTPDDAVFRWLSTVYAGTNRAMQDTDRRPCHSQDFSLHGNVINGADWHTVPGSMNDFSYLHTNCFEVTVELSCDKFPHEKELPQEWENNKDALLTYLEQVRMGIAGIVRDKDTELGIADAVIAVEGINHDVTTAWGGDYWRLLTPGDYVVTASAEGYHTVRRHCRVTFEEGPVPCNFLLTKTPKQRLRELLAAGAKVPPDLRRKLERLRGQKK is encoded by the exons ATGTGGGGTCTCTTGCTCGCTGTGACTGCCTTTGTGCCTTCCGTCGGTCCGAGTCTGGGGGCGCCCAGCGCTTCAGTGCTGGGCCTGGCACCGGGCTCAACCCTGGCCCCACATAGCAGCCTTACACAGCCGTCCACGAAGGCAAATG AGACCTCAGAACAGCATGTCCGGCTGCGAGTCATCAAGAAGAAAAAGATCATCGTCAAGAAGCGAAAGAAGTTAAGACAACCCGGTCCTTCGGCGACTGCCAGGCCTTTGGTGACCACCAACCCATCGAAGACCCTCCCTGTCCCTGAGAAACAAGAACCAG GATGTCCCCCTCTAGGCCTGGAGTCCTTGCGGGTTTCAGACAGCCAGCTTGAGGCCTCTAGCAGCCAGTCCTTTGGTCTCGGACCACACCGAGGACGGCTCAACATCCAG tcagggctGGAAGATGGTGATCTGTATGATGGGGCTTGGTGTGCCGAGCAACAAGACACCGAGCCTTGGTTTCAAGTGGATGCTAAGAATCCTGTCCGCTTCTCGGGAATTGTTACGCAGGGCAGAAATTCTGTGTGGAG GTATGACTGGGTCACATCATACAAAGTGCAGTTCAGCAATGACAGCCAGACCTGGTGGAAGAGTAAGAATCACAGTAGTGGGATGGACATG GTATTTCCTGCCAACTCAGACTTAGAGACCCCAGTGCTGAACCTCCTGCCAGAGCCTCAGGTGGCTCGCTTCATTCGCCTGCTGCCTCAGACCTGGTTCCAGGAAGGTGCGCCTTGCCTCCGGGCAGAGATCCTGGCCTGTCCAGTCTCAG ATCCTAATGACCTATCTCCTGAGGCCCACACGCTGGGATCTTCTGACTCTCTGGACTTCCGGCATCACAATTATAAGGCTATGAGGAAG ttGATGAAACAGGTGAATGAACAGTGTCCCAACATCACTCGCATCTACAGCATCGGGAAGAGCCACCAGGGTCTGAAGCTGTATGTGATGGAGATGTCAGACCAGCCTGGGGAGCATGAGCTGG GAGAGCCTGAGGTCCGCTACGTGGCTGGAATGCATGGGAACGAGGCCCTGGGGCGGGAGTTACTTCTGCTTTTGATGCAGTTCTTATGTCACGAGTTCCTGCGAGGGGACCCACGAGTGACTCGGCTGCTTACTGAGACCCGTATTCACCTGCTGCCCTCCATGAATCCTGATGGCTATGAGACCGCCTACCACAGG GGCTCAGAGCTGGTGGGCTGGGCAGAGGGTCGCTGGACCCACCAGGGCATTGACCTTAACCACAATTTTGCTGACCTCAACACACCACTGTGGTATGCAGAAGATGATGGACTGGTACCCCACACTGTCCCCAACCATCACCTGCCACTGCCTACTTACTATACCCTGCCCAATGCCACT GTGGCTCCTGAAACGTGGGCAGTGATCAAATGGATGAAGCGTATTCCGTTTGTGCTGAGTGCCAACCTCCATGGGGGTGAACTTGTGGTGTCCTACCCTTTCGACATGACTCGGACGCCGTGGGCTGCTCGTGAACTCACCCCCACACCGGATGACGCTGTCTTTCGCTGGCTTAGCACGGTCTATGCTGGCACTAACAGGGCCATGCAAGACACAGATCGCCGACCTTGCCATAGCCAGGACTTCTCCTTGCATGGCAATGTCATTAATGGAGCCGACTGGCACACAGTTCCTGGGA GCATGAACGACTTCAGCTACCTACACACCAATTGCTTTGAGGTCACTGTGGAGCTGTCCTGTGACAAATTCCCTCATGAGAAGGAGCTGCCTCAGGAGTGGGAAAACAACAAAGATGCCCTTCTCACGTACCTGGAGCAG GTGCGCATGGGCATCGCAGGAATAGTGCGGGACAAAGACACAGAGCTGGGGATTGCGGATGCTGTCATTGCTGTGGAGGGCATTAACCACGATGTCacgacag CATGGGGCGGAGATTATTGGCGGTTGCTGACTCCTGGGGACTACGTGGTGACAGCCAGTGCTGAGGGCTACCATACAGTTAGACGGCACTGTCGGGTCACCTTTGAAGAGGGCCCTGTTCCCTGCAATTTCCTACTCACCAAGACTCCTAAGCAGAGGCTTCGAGAGCTGCTGGCAGCGGGGGCCAAGGTGCCCCCAGACCTTCGGAGGAAGCTAGAGCGgctgaggggacagaaaaagtaA